In Streptantibioticus cattleyicolor NRRL 8057 = DSM 46488, a genomic segment contains:
- a CDS encoding SpoIIE family protein phosphatase, which produces MSTAPEGSPASEDGPQWVPDNRTPTGGLLDTLRVGVVMLDTRGRVVLWSPFAEEMLGWAGEHIVGRRMDTVISPWNVGAGGRRSRRVPGPGPAEQVLAELLRTGRWAGVLPLRHRDGHVVRSDVRASLLVDGDGRPFILVSLAETRLLRTLERDLAISDAVFDTSALGIAVFDTDLRFVRVNEALARMNARPREDHIGRTVEELFPGPTGVELARVQREVLATGRTAVDRLNEAPPGATGFRSASYARVTDRGGRVLGISCVVMDVTDRFLASEKVERARVRLAVLNDVGGVLAEMMDVDHRARALAEALVPGFCDYAGMLVVEDIADGGELPRQPLPPGTDLVILGVATAPGQERVGALLRQGGRLSFPEGSPLSDVLAGGPAWFAESPEDLRAGAEVRVLDRRIAAALELGVGSLLAVPLRAREEVLGLLVVGRSADRQPFDRDDLSLAHELAGRAGGALDNARLYARQREDALMLQRSLLPQSLPDLPGVQIAYRYLPGSTGSAAGGDWFDVVPLAGGRVAFVVGDVMGHELRAAATMGRLRTAVRTLAALDLAPDELLRRVNDISDDFAAGPDEPMMATCVYCVYDPSTHTCVLAKAGHLPPLLIATGVTGEHTVRPVELPSGAPIGVGGVEFESVEVPVADGAVLVLYTDGLVEHRGEDIGHGLDRLVEVLRHPFDSLEDACDAVLDELVTDRELDDVALLMTRLGALPEGSSASWVFPAEAGAVRQARARVRDTLAAWRLNALCDETVLLVSELVTNSLRYAHGPIGVRMVRGPSLLVEVSDPLPDPPRARTASHDDEGGRGMQLVARASRRWGTRQGPLGKTVWFELALPGSGSG; this is translated from the coding sequence ATGAGCACCGCACCCGAGGGCTCCCCGGCCTCCGAGGACGGGCCGCAGTGGGTGCCGGACAACCGGACGCCGACCGGCGGGCTGCTGGACACCCTGCGGGTCGGCGTCGTCATGCTGGACACCCGCGGCCGGGTGGTGCTGTGGTCCCCGTTCGCCGAGGAGATGCTCGGCTGGGCCGGCGAGCACATCGTGGGGCGCCGGATGGACACCGTCATCAGCCCGTGGAACGTCGGCGCCGGAGGACGCCGTTCCCGCCGGGTCCCCGGCCCCGGCCCGGCCGAGCAGGTGCTGGCCGAGCTGCTGCGCACCGGACGCTGGGCCGGGGTGCTGCCGCTGCGCCACCGCGACGGCCACGTGGTCCGCTCCGACGTCCGCGCCTCCCTGCTGGTGGACGGCGACGGACGCCCGTTCATCCTGGTCTCCCTCGCCGAGACCCGGCTGCTGCGCACCCTCGAACGCGATCTGGCCATCTCCGACGCCGTCTTCGACACCTCCGCGCTGGGCATCGCGGTCTTCGACACCGACCTGCGCTTCGTGCGCGTCAACGAGGCGTTGGCCAGGATGAACGCCCGGCCGCGCGAGGACCACATCGGCCGCACCGTCGAGGAGCTGTTCCCCGGCCCCACCGGGGTGGAGCTGGCCCGGGTGCAGCGCGAGGTGCTGGCCACCGGCCGCACCGCGGTCGACCGGCTCAACGAGGCGCCGCCGGGCGCCACCGGCTTCCGTTCCGCCTCCTACGCCCGGGTCACCGACCGGGGCGGCCGGGTGCTCGGCATCTCCTGCGTCGTCATGGACGTCACCGACCGCTTCCTCGCCTCCGAGAAGGTGGAACGGGCCCGGGTCCGGCTCGCCGTGCTCAACGACGTCGGCGGGGTGCTGGCGGAGATGATGGACGTCGACCACCGGGCCCGCGCCCTCGCCGAGGCGCTGGTGCCGGGGTTCTGCGACTACGCGGGGATGCTGGTGGTGGAGGACATCGCGGACGGCGGCGAACTCCCCCGGCAGCCGCTGCCGCCCGGCACCGATCTGGTCATCCTCGGGGTGGCCACCGCGCCCGGCCAGGAACGGGTGGGCGCGCTGCTGCGGCAGGGCGGCCGGCTGAGCTTCCCGGAGGGGTCACCCCTGTCGGACGTGCTGGCCGGCGGCCCGGCCTGGTTCGCCGAGAGCCCCGAGGACCTGCGGGCCGGTGCCGAGGTACGGGTGCTCGACCGGCGCATCGCCGCCGCGCTGGAACTGGGCGTCGGCTCGCTGCTGGCGGTGCCGCTGCGGGCCCGGGAGGAGGTGCTGGGGCTGCTGGTGGTGGGGCGTTCCGCCGACCGCCAGCCGTTCGACCGGGACGACCTCTCGCTCGCCCACGAACTCGCCGGACGGGCCGGCGGCGCGCTCGACAACGCCCGGCTCTACGCCCGGCAGCGGGAGGACGCCCTGATGCTCCAGCGCAGCCTGCTCCCGCAGTCCCTGCCCGACCTGCCCGGCGTCCAGATCGCCTACCGCTACCTGCCCGGGAGCACCGGCTCGGCGGCCGGCGGCGACTGGTTCGACGTGGTGCCGCTGGCCGGCGGCCGGGTCGCCTTCGTGGTCGGCGACGTGATGGGCCACGAACTGCGCGCCGCCGCCACCATGGGCCGGCTGCGCACCGCCGTCCGCACCCTCGCCGCGCTCGACCTGGCCCCCGACGAACTGCTGCGCCGGGTCAACGACATCTCCGACGACTTCGCGGCCGGCCCCGACGAGCCGATGATGGCCACCTGCGTCTACTGCGTCTACGACCCCTCCACCCACACCTGCGTCCTGGCCAAGGCCGGGCACCTGCCGCCGCTGCTGATCGCCACCGGGGTCACCGGCGAGCACACCGTGCGCCCGGTGGAGCTGCCCTCCGGGGCGCCGATCGGGGTGGGCGGCGTGGAGTTCGAGTCCGTCGAGGTGCCGGTGGCGGACGGCGCCGTGCTGGTCCTCTACACCGACGGCCTGGTGGAACACCGCGGCGAGGACATCGGCCACGGCCTGGACCGCCTCGTCGAGGTGCTGCGGCACCCCTTCGACTCGCTGGAGGACGCCTGCGACGCGGTCCTCGACGAGCTGGTGACCGACCGTGAGCTGGACGACGTGGCGCTGCTGATGACCCGGCTCGGCGCGCTGCCGGAGGGCAGTTCGGCCTCCTGGGTCTTCCCCGCCGAGGCGGGCGCGGTGCGCCAGGCCCGGGCCCGGGTGCGGGACACCCTGGCCGCCTGGCGGTTGAACGCCCTGTGCGACGAGACCGTACTCCTGGTCAGTGAGCTGGTCACCAACTCGCTGCGGTACGCGCACGGGCCGATCGGGGTGCGCATGGTCCGCGGGCCGTCGCTGCTGGTGGAGGTCTCCGACCCGCTGCCGGATCCGCCCCGCGCCCGCACCGCCTCGCACGACGACGAGGGAGGCCGCGGGATGCAACTGGTGGCCCGGGCGTCGCGGCGCTGGGGCACCCGGCAGGGTCCGCTGGGCAAGACGGTGTGGTTCGAACTGGCACTCCCGGGTAGCGGATCCGGTTGA
- a CDS encoding SpoIIE family protein phosphatase → MAEPLYPDDAAAGAPGGPRPEPADRPDHPRRSVMNADPDRWDAGEQVSLAAFEALFRHSPMGLFLAGPDLRLLRVNERFARVYGRPAEEYPGRAPHDFLARVEADRLTAALRQVLTTGEPVTDMQVVGTSPAVTGRRRWAISLYRLLAGNGRPIGVAGVATDVTTRQRAEREAAHTRRDLDLLNEAGARIGNSLDLETTARQLLDVAVPHFCDLAAVDLYQALLTGDEDPAANPDGSAEMRRVAGASAVSGAPDTPERVLGENAVAIGAVHRYPFNSTAAKALRTARVQTMGTRERDQPEPDGERPAAPTGVVHSTLVVPMVARDTVLGLVHFSRAKGSEPFGERDIALAAELAARAAVCIDNARLYRREHERALLLQRSLLPPGNPEAAGLDIACRYLPGSTAAEVGGDWFDVIELPGHRTALVVGDVMGRGLRAAAAMGELRTAVRTLALLDLEPADVLSQLDEIARGLSGPTAGSRRVKDRDDPDLAEVYLATCVYAVYDAVTRRCTIANAGHLPPVLLQPGDPALMLDVPPGMPLGVGGEPFEEVEIELPDGALLALYTDGLVESRHHPLDQGLEALRDALDEVPLPLEDTCDHVLASLHTQHGEDDVALLMARVRALPADAVGDWTLPPQGQSVAQARELARGRLLAWGLEDLLDTTELLVSELVTNALRHGKGDIRLRLLLDRTLVCEVWDADLVQPRRRRARDTDEGGRGLQLVSLLSQSWGSRRTPYGKTVWFELALPDGEAKAPDLAEALLSMF, encoded by the coding sequence ATGGCTGAGCCGCTCTACCCGGACGACGCCGCGGCCGGTGCCCCCGGCGGGCCCCGCCCGGAGCCCGCGGACCGGCCCGACCACCCCCGCCGGTCGGTGATGAACGCCGACCCCGACCGGTGGGACGCCGGGGAGCAGGTCTCCCTCGCCGCCTTCGAAGCGCTCTTCCGCCACTCCCCGATGGGCCTCTTCCTGGCCGGCCCCGATCTGAGGCTGCTGCGGGTCAACGAGCGCTTCGCCCGGGTGTACGGGCGCCCCGCCGAGGAGTACCCGGGGCGCGCCCCGCACGACTTCCTCGCCCGCGTCGAGGCCGACCGCCTCACCGCCGCCCTGCGCCAGGTGCTCACCACCGGCGAACCCGTCACCGACATGCAGGTCGTCGGCACCAGCCCGGCCGTCACCGGACGCCGCCGCTGGGCCATCTCCCTGTACCGGCTGCTCGCCGGGAACGGCCGGCCGATCGGCGTGGCCGGGGTCGCCACCGATGTGACGACCCGTCAGCGCGCGGAACGCGAAGCCGCGCACACCCGCCGCGACCTCGACCTGCTCAACGAGGCCGGCGCGCGCATCGGCAACTCCCTGGACCTGGAGACCACCGCCCGCCAACTCCTCGACGTGGCCGTGCCGCACTTCTGCGACCTGGCCGCCGTCGACCTCTACCAGGCGCTGCTCACCGGCGACGAGGACCCGGCGGCCAACCCCGACGGCAGCGCCGAGATGCGCCGGGTCGCCGGGGCCAGCGCGGTCTCCGGCGCCCCCGACACCCCCGAGCGGGTGCTCGGCGAGAACGCGGTCGCCATCGGCGCCGTCCACCGCTACCCGTTCAACTCCACCGCGGCCAAGGCGCTGCGCACCGCCCGGGTGCAGACCATGGGCACCCGCGAGCGGGACCAGCCCGAGCCGGACGGCGAGCGCCCGGCCGCCCCCACCGGGGTGGTCCACTCCACCCTGGTGGTGCCGATGGTCGCCCGCGACACCGTGCTCGGCCTGGTGCACTTCTCCCGCGCCAAGGGGAGCGAGCCCTTCGGCGAACGGGACATCGCGCTCGCCGCGGAACTCGCCGCCCGCGCCGCCGTCTGCATCGACAACGCCCGCCTCTACCGCCGCGAGCACGAGCGCGCCCTGCTGCTCCAGCGCAGCCTGCTGCCGCCCGGCAACCCCGAGGCCGCCGGGCTCGACATCGCCTGCCGCTACCTGCCCGGCAGCACCGCCGCCGAGGTCGGCGGCGACTGGTTCGACGTCATCGAACTCCCCGGCCACCGCACCGCGCTGGTCGTCGGCGACGTGATGGGACGAGGGCTGCGCGCCGCCGCCGCCATGGGCGAACTGCGCACCGCCGTGCGCACGTTGGCGCTGCTCGACCTCGAACCGGCCGACGTGCTCAGCCAGTTGGACGAGATCGCCCGCGGCCTGTCCGGCCCCACCGCGGGGTCGCGGCGGGTCAAGGACCGCGACGACCCCGACCTGGCCGAGGTCTACCTCGCCACCTGCGTCTACGCGGTCTACGACGCCGTCACCCGGCGCTGCACCATCGCCAACGCCGGCCATCTGCCGCCCGTCCTGCTCCAGCCCGGCGACCCGGCGCTGATGCTGGACGTGCCGCCGGGGATGCCGCTGGGGGTGGGCGGCGAGCCGTTCGAGGAGGTGGAGATCGAGCTGCCGGACGGCGCGCTGCTCGCGCTCTACACCGACGGCCTGGTCGAATCCCGGCACCACCCGCTCGACCAGGGGCTGGAGGCGCTGCGGGACGCGCTGGACGAGGTGCCGCTGCCGCTGGAGGACACCTGCGACCACGTACTGGCGAGCCTGCACACCCAGCACGGCGAGGACGACGTGGCGCTGCTGATGGCCCGGGTACGGGCGCTGCCCGCGGACGCGGTCGGCGACTGGACGCTGCCGCCGCAGGGCCAGTCGGTGGCCCAGGCCCGCGAACTGGCCCGCGGCCGGCTGCTCGCCTGGGGCCTGGAGGACCTGCTGGACACCACCGAGCTGCTGGTCAGCGAGTTGGTCACCAACGCGCTGCGGCACGGCAAGGGCGACATACGGCTGCGCCTGCTGCTCGACCGCACGCTGGTGTGCGAGGTGTGGGACGCCGACCTCGTCCAGCCGCGCCGACGCCGCGCCCGCGACACCGACGAGGGCGGCCGGGGGCTGCAACTGGTCAGCCTGCTCAGCCAGAGCTGGGGCAGCAGACGCACCCCGTACGGCAAGACCGTCTGGTTCGAACTGGCCCTGCCGGACGGGGAGGCCAAGGCACCCGACCTGGCCGAGGCGCTGCTCAGCATGTTCTGA